In a genomic window of Bradyrhizobium ontarionense:
- a CDS encoding aspartate-semialdehyde dehydrogenase yields the protein MGYKVAVVGATGNVGREMLNILDERKFPADEVVALASRRSMGVEVSYGDRTLKCKALEHYDFADVDICLMSAGGEVSKEWSPKIGAAGVVVIDNSSAWRMDPDVPLIVPEVNADAAAGFKKKNIIANPNCSTAQLVVALKPLHDKAIIKRVVVSTYQSVSGAGKDAMDELFSQTKAVYTNDELVSKKFPKRIAFNVIPQIDVFMEDGFTKEEWKMMMETKKILDPKIKLTATCVRVPVFVGHSEAVNVEFENPITADEAREILRRAPGCLVIDKHEPGGYATPYEAAGEDATYISRIREDGTVENGLAFWCVSDNLRKGAALNAIQIAEVLINRKLITAKKKAA from the coding sequence ATGGGTTACAAAGTCGCAGTGGTCGGCGCGACCGGCAATGTCGGACGGGAAATGCTCAACATCCTGGATGAGCGCAAATTTCCCGCGGACGAGGTCGTCGCGCTCGCGTCACGCCGCAGCATGGGCGTCGAAGTGTCGTATGGCGATCGCACGCTGAAATGCAAAGCGCTGGAGCACTACGATTTTGCCGATGTCGACATCTGCCTGATGTCCGCGGGCGGAGAGGTCTCGAAGGAATGGTCGCCGAAGATCGGTGCCGCCGGCGTCGTCGTGATCGACAACTCCTCGGCCTGGCGCATGGATCCCGACGTGCCGCTGATCGTGCCGGAGGTGAATGCGGACGCCGCGGCGGGCTTCAAGAAGAAGAACATCATCGCCAACCCGAACTGCTCGACCGCGCAGCTCGTGGTGGCGCTAAAGCCGCTGCATGACAAGGCCATCATCAAGCGCGTCGTGGTCTCGACCTATCAGTCGGTGTCCGGTGCCGGCAAGGATGCGATGGACGAACTGTTCTCGCAGACCAAGGCCGTCTACACCAACGACGAGCTCGTCAGTAAGAAGTTTCCCAAGCGCATCGCCTTCAACGTCATTCCGCAGATCGACGTCTTCATGGAAGACGGCTTTACCAAGGAAGAGTGGAAGATGATGATGGAGACCAAGAAGATCCTGGATCCGAAGATCAAGCTGACCGCGACCTGCGTGCGCGTGCCGGTGTTCGTCGGCCATTCGGAAGCGGTCAACGTCGAGTTCGAGAACCCGATCACGGCGGATGAGGCGCGCGAGATCCTGCGCCGGGCGCCGGGCTGCCTCGTGATCGACAAGCATGAGCCCGGCGGCTATGCGACGCCCTACGAGGCGGCCGGCGAGGACGCGACCTATATCAGCCGCATCCGCGAGGATGGCACGGTCGAGAACGGGCTGGCGTTCTGGTGCGTGTCGGACAATCTGCGCAAGGGCGCGGCGCTCAACGCGATCCAGATCGCCGAGGTGCTGATCAATCGCAAGCTGATCACGGCCAAGAAGAAGGCGGCGTAA